The following proteins are co-located in the Vigna unguiculata cultivar IT97K-499-35 chromosome 9, ASM411807v1, whole genome shotgun sequence genome:
- the LOC114164433 gene encoding uncharacterized protein LOC114164433 isoform X2: MLEAMESSVNGGFSHLQSCGDSSEEELSVLPRHTKVVVTGNNRTKSVLVGLQGVVKKAVGLGGWHWLVLTNGIEVKLQRNALSVIEAPTGNEEDDDLEFENMQWNGSDMASDDTQKSHKPRHRMHRTLGSSHHKTMSRSFSGDSHSKGSVSMPHGSAVDLSKLEMAALWRYWRHFNLVDAVPNPSKEQLVDIVQRHFMSQQIDELQVIMGFVQAAKRLKTVCK, encoded by the exons ATGCTTGAGGCAATGGAAAGCTCAGTCAATGGTGGGTTCTCTCATTTGCAGAGCTGCGGAGACAGCAGCGAAGAGGAGTTATCGGTGCTGCCACGTCACACCAAAGTGGTGGTAACCGGAAATAACCGTACCAAATCGGTGCTCGTTGGTCTCCAAGGTGTTGTTAAGAAAGCCGTTGGTCTAGGAGGATGGCATTGGCTG GTTCTTACAAATGGTATTGAAGTGAAGTTACAAAGAAATGCTCTCAGTGTGATTGAAGCACCCACGGGTAACGAGGAAGATGATGACCTGGAATTTGAAAATATGCAGTGGAATGGATCTGATATGG CATCCGACGACACACAGAAGTCCCACAAACCGAGGCACAGAATGCATAGAACATTGGGATCATCTCATCACAAGACCATGAGTAGGTCCTTCTCTGGCGATTCACACTCAAAGGGGTCCGTTTCTATGCCTCATGGGTCCGCG GTGGACTTGAGCAAACTTGAAATGGCTGCATTGTGGAGATATTGGCGACATTTTAATCTT GTGGATGCGGTCCCAAATCCATCAAAAGAGCAGCTAGTAGACATTGTTCAAAGGCATTTCATGTCGCAG CAAATAGACGAGTTGCAAGTGATTATGGGATTTGTACAAGCTGCAAAGAGGCTGAAGACGGTGTGCAAATGA
- the LOC114164433 gene encoding uncharacterized protein LOC114164433 isoform X1, with translation MLEAMESSVNGGFSHLQSCGDSSEEELSVLPRHTKVVVTGNNRTKSVLVGLQGVVKKAVGLGGWHWLVLTNGIEVKLQRNALSVIEAPTGNEEDDDLEFENMQWNGSDMASDDTQKSHKPRHRMHRTLGSSHHKTMSRSFSGDSHSKGSVSMPHGSAKVDLSKLEMAALWRYWRHFNLVDAVPNPSKEQLVDIVQRHFMSQQIDELQVIMGFVQAAKRLKTVCK, from the exons ATGCTTGAGGCAATGGAAAGCTCAGTCAATGGTGGGTTCTCTCATTTGCAGAGCTGCGGAGACAGCAGCGAAGAGGAGTTATCGGTGCTGCCACGTCACACCAAAGTGGTGGTAACCGGAAATAACCGTACCAAATCGGTGCTCGTTGGTCTCCAAGGTGTTGTTAAGAAAGCCGTTGGTCTAGGAGGATGGCATTGGCTG GTTCTTACAAATGGTATTGAAGTGAAGTTACAAAGAAATGCTCTCAGTGTGATTGAAGCACCCACGGGTAACGAGGAAGATGATGACCTGGAATTTGAAAATATGCAGTGGAATGGATCTGATATGG CATCCGACGACACACAGAAGTCCCACAAACCGAGGCACAGAATGCATAGAACATTGGGATCATCTCATCACAAGACCATGAGTAGGTCCTTCTCTGGCGATTCACACTCAAAGGGGTCCGTTTCTATGCCTCATGGGTCCGCG AAGGTGGACTTGAGCAAACTTGAAATGGCTGCATTGTGGAGATATTGGCGACATTTTAATCTT GTGGATGCGGTCCCAAATCCATCAAAAGAGCAGCTAGTAGACATTGTTCAAAGGCATTTCATGTCGCAG CAAATAGACGAGTTGCAAGTGATTATGGGATTTGTACAAGCTGCAAAGAGGCTGAAGACGGTGTGCAAATGA
- the LOC114164433 gene encoding uncharacterized protein LOC114164433 isoform X3 yields the protein MLEAMESSVNGGFSHLQSCGDSSEEELSVLPRHTKVVVTGNNRTKSVLVGLQGVVKKAVGLGGWHWLVLTNGIEVKLQRNALSVIEAPTGNEEDDDLEFENMQWNGSDMASDDTQKSHKPRHRMHRTLGSSHHKTMSRSFSGDSHSKGSVSMPHGSAKVDLSKLEMAALWRYWRHFNLVDAVPNPSKEQLVDIVQRHFMSQTSCK from the exons ATGCTTGAGGCAATGGAAAGCTCAGTCAATGGTGGGTTCTCTCATTTGCAGAGCTGCGGAGACAGCAGCGAAGAGGAGTTATCGGTGCTGCCACGTCACACCAAAGTGGTGGTAACCGGAAATAACCGTACCAAATCGGTGCTCGTTGGTCTCCAAGGTGTTGTTAAGAAAGCCGTTGGTCTAGGAGGATGGCATTGGCTG GTTCTTACAAATGGTATTGAAGTGAAGTTACAAAGAAATGCTCTCAGTGTGATTGAAGCACCCACGGGTAACGAGGAAGATGATGACCTGGAATTTGAAAATATGCAGTGGAATGGATCTGATATGG CATCCGACGACACACAGAAGTCCCACAAACCGAGGCACAGAATGCATAGAACATTGGGATCATCTCATCACAAGACCATGAGTAGGTCCTTCTCTGGCGATTCACACTCAAAGGGGTCCGTTTCTATGCCTCATGGGTCCGCG AAGGTGGACTTGAGCAAACTTGAAATGGCTGCATTGTGGAGATATTGGCGACATTTTAATCTT GTGGATGCGGTCCCAAATCCATCAAAAGAGCAGCTAGTAGACATTGTTCAAAGGCATTTCATGTCGCAG ACGAGTTGCAAGTGA
- the LOC114164000 gene encoding protein BRASSINAZOLE-RESISTANT 2 — protein MTSDGATSAAITNRRKPSWRERENNRRRERRRRAIAAKIYTGLRAQGNYNLPKHCDNNEVLKALCAEAGWTVEEDGTTYRKGCRAPLPGDGAGTSTRNTPFSSQNPSPLSSSFPSPIPSYQVSPSSSSFPSPSRLDDNNASNLIPYIRHSFSASLPPLRISNSAPVTPPLSSPTSRNPKPIPTWDSIVKASMASSFNHHHHHHQNHPFFAASAPASPTHRHLHAPPTIPECDESDTSTVESGQWLNFQAFGPSVSAVPISPPLNFIKPVVSQQHQHNLNHPDNRIQEMRNSEVQFGVQVKPWVGERIHEGGLDDLELTLGSGKTLA, from the exons ATGACTTCCGACGGAGCGACATCGGCGGCGATCACCAATCGGCGGAAGCCGTCctggagggagagagagaacAACAGGAGGAGAGAGAGGCGGAGAAGAGCCATAGCCGCGAAGATATACACTGGTCTCCGCGCTCAGGGGAACTACAATTTACCCAAACATTGCGACAACAATGAGGTTTTGAAGGCTCTCTGCGCTGAAGCTGGTTGGACTGTTGAAGAAGATGGTACAACCTATCGCAAG GGATGCAGGGCACCACTTCCAGGTGATGGTGCTGGCACCTCCACCAGAAACACCCCTTTTTCATCGCAAAATCCGAGTCCCCTCTCATCGTCATTTCCGAGTCCAATTCCTTCCTACCAAGTGAGCCCCTCCTCTTCCTCTTTCCCGAGTCCCTCTCGTTTGGATGACAACAATGCCTCAAATTTGATTCCCTATATTCGACATTCGTTCTCTGCTTCTCTCCCTCCCCTGAGGATATCAAATAGCGCCCCAGTGACCCCGCCTTTGTCCTCACCAACTTCAAGAAACCCCAAACCAATCCCAACATGGGACTCCATAGTCAAAGCCTCCATGGCATCATCCTTCAACCACCATCATCATCACCACCAAAATCACCCTTTCTTCGCGGCTTCTGCCCCTGCTAGCCCCACACACCGCCACCTTCATGCCCCGCCCACTATTCCCGAATGTGACGAGTCTGATACCTCCACTGTTGAGTCTGGCCAGTGGTTGAACTTCCAAGCATTTGGACCTTCTGTTTCTGCAGTGCCCATCTCTCCCCCCTTGAACTTTATCAAACCTGTTGTGAGTCAGCAGCACCAACACAACCTTAACCACCCTGATAACCGTATCCAAGAGATGAGAAACTCAGAAGTGCAATTTGGAGTGCAGGTGAAGCCCTGGGTTGGGGAGAGGATTCATGAAGGTGGATTGGATGATTTGGAGCTCACACTAGGAAGCGGGAAGACGCTTGCTTAG
- the LOC114164864 gene encoding uncharacterized protein LOC114164864 isoform X2 yields the protein MLEAMESSVNGGFSHLQSCGDSSEEELSVLPRHTKVVVTGNNRTKSVLVGLQGVVKKAVGLGGWHWLVLTNGIEVKLQRNALSVIEAPTGNEEDDDLEFENMQWNGSDMASDDTQKSHKSRHRMHRTLGSSHKTMSRSFSGDSHSKGSVSMPHGSTKVDLSKLEMAALWRYWRHFNLVDAVPNPSKEQLVDIVQRHFMSQAAKRLKTVCK from the exons ATGCTAGAGGCAATGGAAAGCTCAGTCAATGGTGGGTTCTCCCATTTGCAGAGCTGCGGAGACAGCAGTGAAGAAGAGTTATCGGTGCTGCCACGTCATACCAAAGTGGTGGTAACCGGAAATAACCGTACCAAATCGGTGCTCGTTGGTCTCCAAGGTGTTGTTAAGAAAGCCGTTGGTCTTGGAGGATGGCATTGGCTG GTTCTTACAAATGGTATTGAAGTGAAACTACAGAGGAATGCTCTTAGCGTCATTGAAGCACCCACGGGTAATGAGGAAGATGATGAccttgaatttgaaaatatgcAGTGGAATGGATCTGATATGG CATCCGACGACACACAAAAGTCCCACAAATCGAGACACAGAATGCATAGAACATTGGGATCATCTCACAAGACCATGAGTAGGTCCTTCTCTGGCGATTCACACTCGAAGGGGTCCGTTTCTATGCCTCATGGGTCCACG AAGGTGGACTTGAGCAAACTTGAAATGGCTGCATTGTGGAGATATTGGCGACATTTTAATCTT GTGGACGCCGTCCCAAACCCATCAAAAGAGCAGCTAGTGGACATTGTTCAGAGGCATTTCATGTCGCAG